From one Pseudomonadota bacterium genomic stretch:
- the trpE gene encoding anthranilate synthase component I — translation MTPDQFKALVDQGYNRIPVTREVLADLDTPLSTFVKLACGPYSYLFESVHGGEKWGRYSIIGLPCSTVLRVAGHDITVLKDGVVTETATATDPLAWLAAFRARYRVPELPGLPRFTGGLVGYFGYDTVRYIEPRLAVCSNPDTIGCPDILLMVSDELLVFDNLAGTLQLIVHVDPAQPQALAAGQARLDALVARLHEAAPAYSPGAAAAASVSESDFVSGFTRDGFESAVRRIKEYIVDGDAMQVVLSQRMSIPFSAAPLDLYRALRRLNPSPYMYYLDLGDFHIVGSSPEILVHVEAGQVTVRPIAGTRPRGDDAAEDLTLERDLLEDPKELAEHLMLIDLGRNDVGRVSAVGSVRVTERMVIERYSHVMHIVSNVVGQLREGLDTMDVLRATFPAGTVSGAPKIRAMEIIDELEPVKRGVYAGAVGYLSWSGNMDTAIAIRTAIIKAGTLHIQAGAGIVADSVPANEWEETMNKGRAIFRAVALASGGLTGSQ, via the coding sequence ATGACGCCTGATCAATTCAAGGCCCTGGTCGACCAGGGATACAACCGGATACCAGTTACGCGCGAGGTGCTTGCCGACCTCGATACGCCGCTCAGTACCTTCGTCAAGCTGGCGTGTGGACCGTATTCCTATCTTTTCGAGTCTGTGCACGGCGGCGAGAAATGGGGGCGCTATTCAATAATCGGGCTGCCATGCTCCACGGTGCTGCGCGTGGCCGGCCACGACATCACTGTCCTGAAGGATGGCGTGGTGACCGAGACGGCAACCGCGACGGATCCCCTGGCGTGGTTGGCAGCTTTCCGTGCACGATACCGAGTCCCGGAATTGCCGGGTCTGCCGCGTTTCACAGGTGGGCTCGTAGGCTACTTCGGTTATGACACGGTGCGCTATATAGAGCCGCGCCTGGCGGTCTGCAGCAATCCGGATACGATCGGCTGTCCGGATATCCTGCTGATGGTTTCAGACGAACTGCTGGTGTTCGACAATCTGGCCGGCACCTTGCAGCTGATCGTGCATGTGGATCCGGCTCAGCCGCAGGCGCTGGCAGCGGGGCAGGCGCGCCTGGACGCGCTTGTTGCTCGTCTGCATGAGGCAGCCCCGGCTTACAGCCCGGGGGCGGCCGCCGCTGCCAGTGTCAGTGAAAGCGATTTCGTCTCAGGTTTCACCCGCGATGGTTTCGAGTCCGCAGTTCGACGGATCAAGGAGTACATCGTCGATGGTGATGCCATGCAGGTGGTGTTGTCTCAGCGTATGTCGATTCCGTTCAGTGCGGCGCCGCTCGATCTTTACCGCGCACTGCGCAGGCTTAACCCCTCGCCTTACATGTACTACCTGGATCTGGGTGATTTCCATATCGTGGGTTCTTCGCCGGAGATACTCGTGCACGTCGAGGCAGGCCAGGTAACCGTGCGGCCGATCGCGGGTACCCGTCCGCGCGGTGATGATGCGGCTGAGGATCTAACGCTGGAGCGGGATTTGCTGGAAGACCCCAAGGAGCTTGCGGAGCACCTCATGCTTATCGATCTGGGGCGGAATGACGTCGGGCGTGTCAGTGCCGTCGGCAGCGTGAGAGTGACGGAACGGATGGTGATCGAGCGCTATTCACATGTCATGCATATTGTTTCCAACGTCGTCGGGCAGCTGCGGGAGGGTCTGGACACCATGGATGTGCTGCGTGCCACTTTTCCGGCCGGCACGGTCAGCGGTGCCCCGAAGATCCGCGCCATGGAAATCATCGACGAGCTGGAACCGGTCAAGCGCGGCGTGTATGCCGGGGCTGTCGGTTACCTGTCCTGGTCCGGCAATATGGACACGGCCATCGCCATAAGAACGGCCATTATCAAAGCCGGCACCCTGCATATCCAGGCCGGTGCCGGTATCGTCGCCGACTCGGTGCCGGCGAACGAATGGGAAGAGACCATGAACAAGGGGCGCGCGATCTTCCGGGCGGTGGCGCTGGCCTCGGGTGGCCTGACAGGATCCCAATAG
- a CDS encoding aminodeoxychorismate/anthranilate synthase component II, which produces MLLMIDNYDSFTYNLVQYLGELGADVVVHRNDQISIKQIETLAPERIVISPGPCTPNEAGISIDTIKTFAGRIPILGVCLGHQSIGQAFGGRIVHARSIMHGKTSMIHHSDVGVFHGLPQPFEATRYHSLVIEKASLPDCLEITAWTEDPKVGMDEIMGVRHKTMAVEGVQFHPESILTGCGHELLRNFLTM; this is translated from the coding sequence ATGCTCCTCATGATCGACAATTATGATTCCTTCACCTATAACCTGGTGCAGTACCTGGGTGAACTGGGTGCGGACGTCGTCGTGCATCGAAATGACCAGATCTCGATCAAGCAGATCGAGACGCTTGCGCCGGAACGGATCGTGATCTCGCCCGGACCGTGCACGCCGAACGAAGCCGGGATATCCATCGATACGATCAAAACCTTTGCCGGGCGGATACCGATTCTGGGGGTATGCCTCGGGCACCAGAGTATCGGGCAGGCATTCGGTGGCCGGATAGTGCATGCCCGCTCCATCATGCATGGCAAGACGTCCATGATTCACCATAGCGATGTCGGTGTTTTCCATGGCTTGCCACAGCCGTTCGAGGCAACGCGTTACCACTCCCTGGTCATAGAAAAGGCTTCTTTACCGGATTGCCTGGAAATTACCGCCTGGACTGAGGACCCGAAGGTGGGTATGGACGAGATCATGGGCGTGCGCCACAAGACCATGGCTGTTGAGGGTGTGCAGTTCCATCCGGAATCGATACTCACAGGATGCGGTCATGAACTGTTGCGTAACTTCCTGACCATGTAA